The following nucleotide sequence is from Vibrio sp. VB16.
TGGTACGAGACCTGCGAGTACCGTTGGTAGTGCTGCTTCCATGCCGGCTACTGCCACAATAATCTTCATACTGGATAACTCTTCAAGAATGTCGTTTAGTCGCCACATTGCGGATACGCCGACATCTTCATAAAGAACAGCGCCTATTCCATGGTAAGTTAACGTTCTTCGTATCTCATGGCAGACTGAAGTGTCTGATGCCCCACCTGAAATGATAGCGATTTGGCTTGGACATTTTAGGGGTATAGATTCCATTTTATCCAGACCTAAGATAGCGGTATTAGAAACTTCGCAATAGTCTATTTTTGACCTAAATGTCGACTCAATATTAAGGAATTTTTCAGGGTATAATCGTGTAAATAGTAAATTTTTATCCTCGTTTAAAGCCAGTGATATTATGTGCTCTATTTGTCGTGGTGATTTACTTTCGCAGAAAATCGCTTCCTCTACACCACATCGAATGGCTCTGTCGAAATCTAAAATAATATCTGGCACTACTTAGCTCCAATAAAGGCACTGCCTCGTTTGTAAGGCGTAAATGTGATTGGGATATTTAATTGGTGTTGTTGTGTGATTTTTTCCACTTCAATCTTTAAGATTGTGATCTCCTTTGAAGATAAACTACTAAGTTGCGTACGGTTTATCTCTATAGTTATTTTACCTGATTGAACTCGACATCGAAGCGAATCGCAGTGTAAAAGCTCATTCAATCTTGTTTCAATATCTTGTATAAGATTGAGGCTTTCTTCATTAACGCTGATTCCTGTTTCAATTCGGCTAGCTAGGCAGGGAGATGCTGGCAATACTGATAACTGTGGTAAGCCTAACCGTTGGGCCATTTCCCTTATGGTTTGCTTATTGATGCCTACTTCAACATATGGATGTAGTACATTGTGCTCTCTTGCTGCAATAAGACCAGGGCGATAGTCATCAAGATCATCGAGGTTGGTCCCAGAAACGACAGTACCATGG
It contains:
- the larB gene encoding nickel pincer cofactor biosynthesis protein LarB; amino-acid sequence: MPDIILDFDRAIRCGVEEAIFCESKSPRQIEHIISLALNEDKNLLFTRLYPEKFLNIESTFRSKIDYCEVSNTAILGLDKMESIPLKCPSQIAIISGGASDTSVCHEIRRTLTYHGIGAVLYEDVGVSAMWRLNDILEELSSMKIIVAVAGMEAALPTVLAGLVPTPIIAVPTSVGYGVSAGGQLALNSCLGSCAAGVLTVNIDNGFGAACAAIKICKSFSI
- a CDS encoding adenine nucleotide alpha hydrolase, which codes for MTKTDSKLDKLQVYLKHLKKVTVAVSGGVDSMTLAYVAHQTLGSKAKIIHSISAAVPTCDTARIQEFADTYNWNIQFVDSGEINHPEYKTNPVNRCYFCKTCLYTKLSSFNHGTVVSGTNLDDLDDYRPGLIAAREHNVLHPYVEVGINKQTIREMAQRLGLPQLSVLPASPCLASRIETGISVNEESLNLIQDIETRLNELLHCDSLRCRVQSGKITIEINRTQLSSLSSKEITILKIEVEKITQQHQLNIPITFTPYKRGSAFIGAK